A section of the Ictalurus punctatus breed USDA103 chromosome 8, Coco_2.0, whole genome shotgun sequence genome encodes:
- the LOC108261667 gene encoding cytochrome P450 2F2 isoform X2 has translation MINKLCLLKRLILPNIISVVIMLGSWLLVVFCVCLLFLFIRIQRPKNLPPGPRPIPIFGNLFQFNIKNPLKDFEKLAEQYGNIYSLYIGTKPAVVLNGLKVIREALVTKSADFSGRPQNMLKDVTEGKGVIMADYGRQWKEHRRFALMTLRNFGLGKQSMENRILGEIEHLVAKLEKYAGSSMYPQTLFHDAASNIIYLVLFGTRYDYGDETLKVYVRLYSENAKLANGPWAMIYYALPILRSLPLPFKKAFDNYSTLKILTANMINKHKTTRVPGKPRDLVDCYLDEIDKKDNESTFSEEQLLVYIINLHVAGTDTTSNTLLTSILYLMAHPDIQKRCQKEIDVVLEGNSQPSFEDRHNMPYTQAVVHECQRIARTAPLSVLHCTTRDTELMGYTIPKGTMIIPNLSSVLSEEGQWKFPHDFNPSNFLNEQGQFEKPEAFIPFSAGPRVCLGEGLARMELFLFLVTLLRRFQFIWPEDAGEPDFTPIFGLTLTPKPYRMGVRLRQPAREK, from the exons ATGATTAATAAGCTCTGTTTACTGAAAAGACTTATTCTTCCAAACATTATATCAGTAGTCATCATGCTGGGTTCCTGGCTTCTGGTGGTGTTTTGTGTctgcctcctcttcctcttcatcagGATCCAGAGGCCCAAGAACCTCCCCCCTGGACCACGACCCATCCCTATATTCGGGAACTTGTTTCAGTTTAACATAAAAAATCCTCTGAAAGACTTTGAGAAG TTGGCTGAGCAATATGGAAACATTTACAGTCTGTACATCGGGACAAAACCAGCTGTTGTTCTTAATGGTTTAAAAGTCATAAGAGAAGCTCTGGTGACCAAATCTGCAGACTTTTCAGGACGCCCCCAGAATATGCTTAAGGATGTAACTGAAGGAAAAG GAGTCATAATGGCTGATTATGGTCGTCAATGGAAGGAGCATCGGCGCTTTGCTCTCATGACCTTAAGGAACTTTGGCTTGGGGAAACAGTCTATGGAGAACAGGATTCTGGGAGAAATTGAACACCTTGTTGCAAAATTGGAGAAATATGCTG GAAGCTCCATGTATCCTCAGACTTTGTTCCATGATGCAGCATCAAATATCATCTACCTGGTTTTGTTTGGCACTCGCTATGACTATGGCGATGAAACCCTTAAAGTGTACGTTCGGCTCTATTCTGAAAACGCAAAGCTCGCTAATGGACCTTGGGCAATG ATCTATTATGCACTTCCTATACTGAGGTCCTTACCCCTTCCGTTTAAAAAAGCCTTTGATAATTACAGCACACTTAAAATCTTGACAGCAAACATGATCAACAAGCACAAGACAACAAGAGTCCCAGGAAAACCAAGAGACCTTGTCGACTGCTATCTGGATGAGATTGATAAG aAAGACAATGAATCTACTTTCAGTGAAGAACAACTTCTGGTGTATATTATAAATCTGCATGTAGCTGGAACTGATACCACATCCAACACACTCCTTACATCAATTCTATACCTCATGGCTCATCCGGACATCCAGA AGAGATGCCAAAAGGAGATTGATGTGGTTCTAGAGGGAAATTCTCAGCCGTCTTTTGAGGACAGACACAACATGCCGTACACACAGGCTGTGGTTCACGAGTGTCAGCGCATCGCCAGAACTGCCCCTCTGAGTGTGCTCCACTGTACCACAAGAGATACTGAACTGATGGGCTACACCATCCCAAAG GGGACTATGATCATCCCCAACCTATCCTCAGTGTTGAGCGAAGAAGGCCAGTGGAAGTTTCCTCATGATTTTAACCCATCAAACTTCCTGAATGAGCAAGGACAGTTTGAGAAGCCTGAAGCATTTATTCCCTTTTCTGCTG GGCCTCGTGTGTGTCTGGGTGAAGGTCTGGCTCGCATGGAGCTCTTCCTCTTCTTGGTTACTCTGCTGCGCCGCTTTCAGTTCATTTGGCCTGAAGATGCAGGAGAACCAGATTTCACTCCAATCTTTGGACTAACACTTACACCTAAACCGTACAGGATGGGAGTCAGGTTGAGACAGCCAGCTAGAGAAAAGTAG